A single region of the Saprospiraceae bacterium genome encodes:
- a CDS encoding amidohydrolase family protein: MKFIIKTCSIIMLLGCLSFSGYSQQLSKPQQGTFALTNATIETVTNGVIKGTLLIEGGNISAIGANVAIPPDAQVIDCAGLFIYPGLIDSGTKLGLVEVASVSLTQDANEIGDIIPQMQALTAVNPNATAIPVTRVEGVTTVLAVPSGGTVPGTAALINLVGYTPDQMYAGFKGVVVNFPSSVSRGRFDRRTDEERKKDEEKQVKKLNDLWDNLALYHRLDSAAKLDAKIKVDYNPEMAAMLPAFRGEMPILLEVNQSKAIESAIKWVTERKIKAIFTGVAEGWRVADKLAAANIPVITGPMLDMPTRASDRYDTPYANPGMMHKAGVKVAIRSNDTENVRNLPFNAGFAAAYGMGKEAALKAVTIVPAELFGVADRLGSLEKGKSATLFVADGDPFETKTKVKFVFIDGWNVPLDSRHIRLYNEFLERSPGLEK; this comes from the coding sequence ATGAAATTTATCATAAAAACTTGTTCGATAATCATGCTATTGGGGTGCCTTTCTTTTTCGGGGTATAGCCAGCAGCTGAGCAAACCGCAGCAAGGCACCTTTGCCTTGACCAATGCAACCATAGAGACGGTTACCAATGGTGTCATAAAAGGGACCTTGTTAATAGAAGGTGGAAATATTTCAGCTATTGGGGCGAATGTCGCCATTCCTCCCGACGCCCAGGTGATTGATTGTGCAGGCTTATTCATTTATCCTGGCTTAATTGATAGCGGAACCAAGCTAGGACTGGTTGAGGTGGCTTCCGTCTCTTTGACGCAGGATGCCAATGAAATTGGCGATATTATTCCCCAAATGCAAGCGCTGACGGCAGTAAATCCGAATGCTACCGCCATACCTGTCACAAGGGTAGAGGGGGTCACCACTGTTTTGGCAGTGCCATCGGGCGGAACGGTTCCTGGTACAGCTGCTTTGATTAATTTGGTAGGATATACCCCCGACCAAATGTATGCTGGCTTTAAGGGTGTTGTCGTCAATTTCCCGAGTTCAGTCAGCAGGGGGCGATTTGATCGCAGGACAGATGAGGAGCGAAAGAAGGATGAAGAAAAGCAGGTGAAAAAATTGAATGACCTCTGGGACAATTTAGCCCTTTACCACCGCCTAGATTCTGCGGCAAAGTTAGATGCTAAAATAAAGGTGGACTACAACCCAGAAATGGCTGCTATGTTGCCCGCTTTTCGAGGCGAGATGCCCATTCTTTTGGAGGTTAATCAAAGCAAAGCGATTGAATCTGCCATCAAGTGGGTCACTGAGCGCAAGATCAAGGCTATTTTTACCGGCGTGGCAGAAGGTTGGCGGGTGGCAGATAAATTGGCGGCAGCCAATATCCCCGTCATTACCGGCCCTATGCTGGATATGCCTACCCGGGCGTCCGACCGCTACGACACGCCTTATGCAAATCCTGGCATGATGCACAAGGCTGGCGTCAAAGTGGCTATTCGGTCCAATGACACAGAGAACGTGCGTAACTTGCCTTTCAATGCAGGTTTTGCAGCTGCTTATGGCATGGGTAAGGAGGCTGCACTTAAAGCTGTGACGATTGTTCCCGCAGAGCTATTTGGTGTAGCAGATCGACTAGGCTCTTTAGAAAAAGGGAAAAGTGCCACCTTATTTGTAGCGGATGGCGATCCTTTCGAAACCAAAACAAAGGTGAAATTTGTCTTCATTGATGGCTGGAATGTCCCCTTAGATAGCCGCCATATTAGATTGTATAATGAATTTTTGGAAAGATCACCTGGGTTAGAGAAGTAA
- a CDS encoding amidohydrolase family protein yields MKKIISSFLLTLLAVALMAQVDKGDVIIKNGTVLTITKGVLENTDVLIQNGKITRVEQNLKAPAGTKEIDASGMYVMPGIIDAHSHIGIDAVNEGTNPVTAEVFTGDALDPLDISIYRALAGGVTTSHAMHGSANAIGGQCETIKHHYGTYNPEELRMVGAPRTIKFALGENPMRVHGEGTGIQPRTRMGVEQVFRKAFSEAKAYMTAWDKYKNEKNTNPTMVAPAYNYRMETLADIIKGNIIVHCHSYRADEILMLMNVCKDFGIKKLCFQHVNEGFKVAPELAAFGAGASVFADWWAYKFEVYYSTAYNAAILLRNGVVTSINSDSGELIRHLFHEAGKTQRYGGLTDEEALSLITINPAKQLGVEDRIGSIEVGKDGDIAIFNAHPLSIYAIPQVTIVDGIVRFDIKNDPNDMRMDVDPEESFPAFFMEKEEYDNCMDGVFEQLFEGKSK; encoded by the coding sequence ATGAAAAAGATAATAAGTTCTTTTTTGCTGACCTTACTGGCTGTAGCCTTGATGGCTCAGGTAGATAAAGGCGATGTGATCATCAAAAATGGCACTGTTCTTACCATTACCAAAGGTGTTTTGGAGAATACAGATGTGCTGATTCAAAATGGTAAAATTACCCGAGTTGAGCAAAACCTTAAAGCCCCAGCGGGTACCAAAGAGATTGATGCCTCCGGTATGTATGTTATGCCAGGTATCATTGATGCTCATTCTCATATTGGTATTGATGCGGTCAATGAAGGCACCAATCCGGTAACCGCAGAGGTCTTCACCGGAGATGCACTCGATCCCCTCGATATTTCTATTTATCGGGCCTTAGCTGGTGGCGTAACCACCTCTCATGCCATGCATGGCTCTGCTAATGCTATTGGGGGGCAATGCGAAACGATCAAACACCACTATGGTACCTACAATCCGGAAGAGCTCCGTATGGTTGGCGCACCTCGCACCATCAAGTTTGCGCTCGGAGAAAACCCAATGCGCGTTCATGGCGAAGGTACCGGGATTCAGCCTCGTACCCGTATGGGCGTAGAGCAGGTATTCCGAAAAGCTTTTTCGGAGGCAAAAGCATACATGACCGCTTGGGATAAGTACAAGAATGAGAAAAACACCAACCCTACCATGGTGGCTCCGGCGTATAATTATCGGATGGAGACCTTAGCCGATATCATTAAAGGTAATATCATTGTCCATTGCCATTCCTATCGGGCAGATGAAATCTTGATGCTAATGAATGTCTGTAAAGATTTTGGCATTAAGAAATTGTGTTTCCAACACGTTAATGAGGGCTTCAAGGTGGCCCCTGAACTAGCTGCTTTTGGCGCGGGCGCATCCGTATTCGCCGATTGGTGGGCCTATAAATTTGAAGTATACTATTCTACGGCGTATAATGCCGCTATTTTATTGCGAAATGGTGTGGTCACCTCCATTAATTCTGACTCTGGTGAACTGATCCGACACCTCTTTCATGAAGCAGGCAAAACACAACGTTATGGCGGACTAACGGATGAGGAAGCCCTTTCGCTTATTACCATTAATCCCGCTAAGCAACTGGGTGTAGAAGATAGAATTGGCTCTATTGAAGTGGGTAAGGATGGGGATATTGCCATTTTTAATGCACATCCCTTGTCGATATATGCTATTCCTCAAGTTACTATTGTAGATGGAATTGTCCGTTTCGACATCAAAAATGATCCTAATGATATGCGTATGGATGTTGACCCTGAGGAGTCTTTTCCCGCATTTTTTATGGAGAAAGAGGAGTATGACAATTGTATGGATGGCGTATTTGAACAGTTATTTGAAGGGAAATCCAAGTAG